The following are encoded together in the Azospirillum lipoferum 4B genome:
- a CDS encoding tetratricopeptide repeat protein — protein sequence MTDPSGTAGESDDSGDEKNVALNRALLREFLKEQVGFQFAIAVIDDDRAREDTVAELGRELTEEGIDWVVIDLRSLPEDVVLLSEIRHRLEPLAGRPAAVGVLGLEWHLDIASGGIRDTSTTLLANANFQRDAFPELCPVPLVLWATSLSLPALPKLIPDLWHWRVGTFDLCVDPPDTPWVDRLERMVPRPDEQWQAQPKEELRRRTELLRQVLEEIGPDGSLRRARLLIEFAEVTERAGENDQALVAAQEALEIATKTDETKLRASALGYVARLKAGRGFVDEALALHEERLGIYERLGDVRERAVTLGDIARLKAGRGFVDEALALHEEELAIYEELGDVRSRAVTLGDIARLKAGRGFVDEALALHEEILGIYERLGDARERAVTLGDIARLKADRGFVDEALALHEEILGIFSDLGEVRSRAVTLGDIARLKADRGFVDEALALYEEMLGIFSDLGEVRSRAVTLGDIARLKAGRGFVDEALALHEEMLGIFSDLGEVRSRAVTLGDIARLKADRGLVDEALALHEEELAIYEELREVRSRAVTLGDIARLKAGRGFVDEALALHEERLGIYERLGNLVGQANCRWSRAMLLLLKPDVGEEEVKTALDDLTFAYRTLGELGRVDGIAVVGFDLAQFLAAEGHSDAARELAGRSLKFFTQLGWTRQADDVREFLKSLLPS from the coding sequence ATGACCGACCCGTCCGGCACGGCTGGTGAGTCTGACGACAGCGGCGATGAGAAAAATGTCGCGCTGAACCGGGCGCTGTTGCGGGAGTTTCTGAAAGAACAGGTCGGCTTCCAGTTCGCCATCGCCGTGATCGACGACGACCGCGCCCGCGAGGACACCGTTGCCGAACTGGGGCGGGAACTGACGGAAGAGGGAATCGACTGGGTCGTCATCGATCTGCGCAGCCTGCCGGAGGATGTGGTTCTGCTGTCGGAGATCCGGCACAGGCTGGAACCGCTGGCCGGACGGCCGGCGGCGGTCGGCGTGCTGGGGCTGGAATGGCATCTGGACATCGCCAGCGGCGGCATCCGCGATACCAGCACCACGTTGCTCGCCAACGCCAATTTCCAGCGCGATGCCTTTCCGGAACTGTGCCCCGTGCCCCTGGTGCTGTGGGCAACCAGCCTGTCACTGCCGGCACTGCCCAAGCTGATACCCGATCTGTGGCACTGGCGGGTGGGGACCTTCGATCTGTGCGTCGATCCGCCGGATACGCCTTGGGTGGACCGCTTAGAGCGGATGGTGCCGCGGCCAGATGAACAATGGCAGGCGCAGCCGAAGGAGGAATTGCGGCGGCGGACTGAATTGCTGCGACAGGTGCTGGAAGAAATTGGACCGGATGGCAGTCTGCGGCGGGCGCGGCTGCTGATTGAGTTTGCGGAAGTCACGGAACGAGCCGGGGAGAACGATCAGGCGCTGGTGGCGGCACAGGAGGCATTGGAGATCGCCACGAAGACTGATGAAACGAAGCTACGAGCCAGCGCTTTGGGTTACGTTGCGCGTCTGAAGGCGGGCCGTGGCTTTGTGGACGAGGCACTGGCCCTGCATGAGGAGAGGCTCGGGATATATGAGCGGCTTGGGGATGTGCGGGAACGCGCGGTTACGCTTGGAGACATCGCGCGTCTGAAGGCGGGCCGTGGCTTTGTGGACGAGGCGCTGGCCCTGCATGAGGAAGAGTTGGCGATCTACGAGGAACTTGGGGACGTGCGGTCACGTGCGGTTACGCTTGGAGACATCGCGCGTCTGAAGGCGGGCCGTGGCTTTGTGGACGAGGCGCTGGCTCTGCATGAGGAGATTCTCGGGATATATGAGCGGCTTGGGGATGCGCGTGAACGCGCGGTTACGCTTGGTGACATCGCGCGTCTGAAGGCCGACCGCGGCTTTGTGGACGAGGCGCTGGCTCTGCATGAGGAGATTCTCGGGATCTTCAGCGATCTTGGGGAGGTGCGGTCACGCGCGGTTACGCTTGGTGACATCGCGCGTCTGAAGGCCGACCGCGGCTTTGTGGACGAGGCGCTGGCCCTGTATGAGGAGATGCTAGGGATCTTTAGCGATCTTGGGGAGGTGCGGTCGCGCGCGGTTACGCTTGGTGACATCGCGCGTCTGAAGGCCGGCCGGGGCTTTGTGGACGAGGCGCTGGCCCTGCATGAGGAGATGCTAGGGATCTTCAGCGATCTTGGGGAGGTGCGGTCGCGCGCGGTTACGCTTGGTGACATCGCGCGACTGAAGGCCGACCGCGGCCTTGTGGACGAGGCGCTGGCCCTGCATGAGGAAGAGTTGGCGATCTACGAGGAACTTCGTGAAGTGCGGTCGCGCGCGGTTACGCTTGGTGATATCGCACGTCTGAAGGCCGGCCGGGGCTTTGTGGACGAGGCGCTGGCCCTGCATGAGGAGAGGCTTGGGATTTATGAGCGGCTTGGCAATCTGGTGGGGCAGGCGAACTGCCGGTGGTCCAGGGCGATGCTGCTTCTGCTCAAGCCGGACGTTGGGGAGGAGGAGGTGAAGACGGCCCTTGACGATCTGACATTCGCATACCGGACCCTGGGGGAACTTGGCCGGGTGGACGGCATCGCCGTCGTCGGGTTCGATCTGGCGCAGTTCCTGGCGGCGGAAGGGCACTCCGACGCGGCGCGTGAGCTTGCCGGGCGGTCCTTGAAGTTTTTCACGCAACTCGGCTGGACCCGGCAAGCCGACGACGTTCGTGAGTTCCTCAAGTCTCTGCTGCCCTCCTGA
- the glgA gene encoding glycogen synthase GlgA codes for MRVLYVTSECYPMVKTGGLADVSAALPPALNAAGADVRLLLPGYPAVLNSLQNLHEVGDLITDLPGCDRARLCIGRTADGVLAYALDAPSLYDRPGNPYLGPDGKDWGDNALRFAALAWVAAGFAAHKSYDPWWRPDILHGHDWQAGLIPAYLALRPDRFAGPFRPGTVLTIHNIAYQGLFGPWMMGDIGLPSASFRIDGVEYYGNISFLKAGCFYADRLTTVSPTYANEIQTAEHGTGLQGLLASRSDVLTGILNGVDYAVWDPATDPHLPARYSPEDLGGKDACKADLQSAFGLDRRPDAPLAAVVSRLTWHKGLDLVLEAAGQWVSWGGQLVVLGSGDASSEAGFRQLAQWHPQSIGVRIGYDEPLSHRIQAGSDLFLVPSRSEPCGLTQLYALKYGTLPLVRRTGGLADTVIDANPAASADGSATGFQFVNATGQELVWALRRAMTVYRKPDRWQTMQRRAMTRDFGWHGPAEEYMELYRGVGR; via the coding sequence ATGCGCGTCCTCTACGTCACGTCCGAATGCTACCCGATGGTCAAGACGGGGGGGCTGGCGGACGTGTCCGCCGCCCTGCCGCCGGCCCTGAACGCCGCCGGGGCCGATGTCCGCCTGCTGCTGCCGGGCTATCCCGCCGTTCTGAACAGCCTGCAGAACCTGCACGAGGTCGGCGACCTGATCACCGACCTGCCCGGCTGCGACCGCGCCCGGCTGTGCATCGGCCGCACCGCCGACGGCGTTCTCGCCTATGCGCTGGACGCGCCATCGCTGTACGACCGCCCCGGCAACCCCTATCTCGGGCCGGACGGCAAGGACTGGGGCGACAACGCCCTGCGCTTCGCCGCACTCGCCTGGGTCGCCGCCGGCTTCGCCGCCCATAAGTCCTACGATCCCTGGTGGCGGCCCGACATCCTGCACGGCCATGACTGGCAGGCCGGCCTGATCCCGGCCTATCTGGCGCTGCGCCCCGACCGTTTCGCCGGCCCCTTCCGGCCGGGCACCGTGCTGACCATCCACAACATCGCCTATCAGGGCCTGTTCGGCCCCTGGATGATGGGCGACATCGGCCTGCCCTCCGCCAGCTTCCGCATCGACGGCGTCGAGTATTACGGCAACATCAGCTTCCTGAAGGCGGGTTGCTTCTACGCCGACCGCCTGACCACGGTCAGCCCGACCTACGCCAACGAGATCCAGACGGCGGAGCACGGCACCGGCTTGCAGGGCCTGCTCGCCAGCCGGTCCGATGTGCTGACCGGTATCCTGAACGGCGTCGATTACGCGGTGTGGGATCCGGCGACCGACCCGCATCTGCCCGCCCGCTACAGCCCCGAGGATCTGGGCGGAAAGGACGCCTGCAAGGCCGACCTGCAATCCGCCTTCGGCCTGGACCGCCGCCCCGACGCGCCGCTCGCCGCCGTGGTCAGCCGCCTGACCTGGCACAAGGGCCTGGACCTCGTGCTGGAGGCGGCGGGCCAATGGGTGTCCTGGGGCGGCCAGCTGGTGGTGCTGGGCAGCGGCGACGCCTCCAGCGAGGCCGGTTTCCGCCAGCTCGCCCAGTGGCATCCGCAGTCCATCGGCGTCCGCATCGGCTATGACGAGCCGCTGTCCCACCGCATCCAGGCCGGGTCCGACCTGTTCCTGGTGCCCTCGCGCTCCGAGCCCTGCGGCCTGACCCAGCTCTACGCGTTGAAATACGGCACCCTGCCCCTGGTCCGCCGCACCGGCGGCCTCGCCGACACGGTGATCGACGCCAACCCCGCCGCCAGCGCCGACGGCAGCGCCACCGGCTTCCAGTTCGTCAACGCGACCGGCCAGGAACTGGTGTGGGCGCTCCGCCGCGCGATGACCGTCTACCGCAAGCCCGACCGCTGGCAGACGATGCAGCGCCGCGCCATGACGCGCGACTTCGGCTGGCATGGCCCGGCGGAGGAGTACATGGAGCTGTATCGGGGGGTGGGGCGGTGA
- the glgC gene encoding glucose-1-phosphate adenylyltransferase — protein MLDKRDLRLAPRRAVALVLAGGRGSRLKQLTDRRAKPATYFGGKFRIIDFALSNCVNSGFRRIGVLTQYKSHSLLRHLQRGWNVFRGEMNEFCDLLPAQQRVSETEWYQGTADAVFQNLDILRDHEPEYVLILAGDHIYKMDYGALLLDHIDRKADVTVPCIAVPREQATGFGVMHIDDERRIIDFVEKPADPPPMPGRPDMALASMGIYVFNAQFLYDQLERDVATPGSSRDFGKDIIPHLVKTGARIIAHDYADSAIIDAPDDVPYWRDVGTIDAYWEANLDLCHVTPQLNMYNRDWPIFTYQEQLPPAKFVFDDENRRGMAVDSLVSGGCIISGSTVRRSLLFSSVRVNSYSELYEAVVLPECDIGRHCRLKKVVIDRGVSIPNGLVVGEDAELDAKRFHRSEGGVVLITREMIEKLPKE, from the coding sequence ATGCTCGACAAACGGGATCTGCGCCTTGCACCGCGACGTGCGGTGGCGCTGGTGCTGGCCGGGGGACGCGGAAGCCGTCTGAAGCAGCTGACCGACCGGCGGGCGAAGCCGGCGACCTATTTCGGCGGCAAGTTCCGCATCATCGACTTCGCGCTGTCCAACTGCGTCAATTCCGGCTTCCGCCGCATCGGCGTGCTGACGCAATACAAGTCGCACAGCCTTCTGCGCCACCTCCAGCGCGGCTGGAACGTCTTCCGCGGCGAGATGAACGAGTTCTGCGACCTGCTGCCGGCCCAGCAGCGCGTCAGCGAGACGGAGTGGTACCAGGGCACCGCCGACGCCGTATTCCAGAACCTGGACATCCTGCGCGACCACGAGCCGGAATATGTCCTGATCCTGGCCGGCGACCACATCTACAAGATGGATTACGGCGCGCTGCTGCTCGACCACATCGACCGCAAGGCCGACGTCACCGTTCCCTGCATCGCGGTTCCACGCGAACAGGCGACCGGCTTCGGCGTGATGCACATCGACGACGAGCGCCGCATCATCGACTTCGTCGAAAAGCCGGCCGATCCGCCGCCGATGCCCGGCCGCCCGGACATGGCGCTGGCCAGCATGGGCATCTACGTCTTCAATGCCCAGTTCCTCTATGACCAGCTGGAGCGCGACGTCGCCACCCCCGGTTCCAGCCGCGATTTCGGCAAGGACATCATCCCGCATCTGGTGAAGACCGGCGCCCGCATCATCGCCCATGATTACGCCGACAGCGCCATCATCGACGCGCCGGACGACGTCCCCTACTGGCGCGACGTCGGCACCATCGACGCCTATTGGGAAGCCAACCTGGACCTCTGCCACGTCACGCCGCAGTTGAACATGTACAACCGCGACTGGCCGATCTTCACCTACCAGGAACAGCTTCCCCCTGCCAAATTCGTCTTCGACGACGAGAACCGGCGCGGCATGGCGGTGGACAGCCTGGTGTCGGGCGGCTGCATCATCTCCGGTTCCACCGTGCGGCGCTCGCTGCTGTTCAGCTCGGTCCGCGTCAACTCCTACAGCGAGCTGTACGAGGCGGTGGTCCTGCCGGAATGCGACATCGGCCGCCATTGCCGCCTGAAGAAGGTGGTGATCGACCGCGGCGTCAGCATCCCCAACGGCCTCGTCGTCGGCGAGGACGCGGAACTCGACGCCAAGCGCTTCCACCGCTCGGAAGGCGGCGTCGTCCTGATCACCCGCGAGATGATCGAGAAGCTGCCGAAGGAGTAG
- a CDS encoding ammonium transporter — MNRLFLLAAPMMAVALGAVGMPAAALAQDAAAAAAAAPAAPALNGGDTAWMLVSTALVLMMTIPGLALFYGGMVRKMNVLATVMQSFAITCLVSVLWYVVGYSLAFTGTGAYIGGLDRLFLNGLDFSKAFVLGEATGAGVPTTIPEPVFMMFQMTFAIITPALITGAFADRMKFSSLLVFTTLWSIVVYAPIAHWVWYPSGFLFGMGVLDFAGGTVVHINAGVAGLVAALVIGKRKGYPKEAFMPHNLVLSLIGASLLWVGWFGFNAGSALTAGPRAGMAMAATHIATAGAAMGWLFAEWIVKGKPSILGIISGAVAGLVAVTPAAGFVDPTGAIIIGIVAGVICFWSATSLKHMLGYDDSLDAFGVHGVGGLIGAILTGVFAKMSVSNAEGAFAAVLQADPSATLGLLEGNAGAVWIQIQGVLYTMVWCAVATFVLLKVIDVVMGLRVDEDVERDGLDLALHGESIH, encoded by the coding sequence ATGAACCGTCTGTTCCTTCTGGCCGCACCGATGATGGCGGTTGCTCTGGGCGCGGTCGGCATGCCGGCCGCAGCCCTTGCCCAGGACGCGGCGGCTGCCGCTGCTGCCGCGCCGGCGGCTCCGGCGCTGAATGGCGGCGACACCGCCTGGATGCTGGTCTCCACGGCGCTGGTGCTGATGATGACCATTCCGGGCCTGGCGCTGTTCTACGGCGGCATGGTCCGCAAGATGAACGTGCTGGCGACGGTGATGCAGAGCTTCGCCATCACCTGCCTGGTCAGCGTCCTGTGGTACGTCGTCGGCTACAGCCTGGCCTTCACCGGCACCGGCGCCTACATCGGCGGGCTGGACCGGCTGTTCCTGAACGGTCTCGACTTCTCGAAGGCGTTCGTGCTGGGCGAGGCGACCGGCGCCGGCGTGCCGACGACGATCCCCGAGCCGGTCTTCATGATGTTCCAGATGACCTTCGCGATCATCACCCCGGCGCTGATCACCGGCGCCTTCGCGGACCGCATGAAGTTCTCCTCGCTGCTGGTCTTCACCACCCTGTGGTCGATCGTGGTCTATGCGCCGATCGCCCACTGGGTCTGGTATCCGTCGGGCTTCCTGTTCGGCATGGGCGTGCTGGACTTCGCCGGCGGCACGGTCGTGCACATCAACGCGGGCGTCGCCGGTCTGGTCGCCGCGCTGGTGATCGGCAAGCGCAAGGGCTACCCGAAGGAAGCCTTCATGCCGCACAACCTGGTGCTGTCGCTGATCGGCGCCTCGCTGCTGTGGGTGGGCTGGTTCGGCTTCAACGCCGGTTCCGCCCTGACCGCCGGTCCGCGTGCCGGCATGGCCATGGCCGCCACGCACATCGCCACCGCCGGCGCCGCCATGGGCTGGCTGTTCGCGGAGTGGATCGTCAAGGGCAAGCCGTCGATCCTCGGCATCATCTCCGGCGCGGTCGCCGGCCTGGTCGCCGTCACCCCGGCCGCCGGCTTCGTCGACCCGACGGGCGCCATCATCATCGGCATCGTCGCCGGCGTGATCTGCTTCTGGTCGGCCACCAGCCTGAAGCACATGCTGGGCTATGACGACAGCCTGGACGCCTTCGGCGTGCACGGCGTCGGCGGCCTGATCGGCGCCATCCTGACCGGTGTCTTCGCCAAGATGTCGGTGTCCAACGCGGAAGGCGCCTTCGCCGCCGTCCTGCAGGCCGACCCGTCTGCCACCCTGGGCCTGCTGGAAGGCAACGCCGGCGCGGTGTGGATCCAGATCCAGGGCGTCCTCTACACCATGGTCTGGTGTGCCGTCGCCACCTTCGTCCTGCTGAAGGTCATCGACGTGGTGATGGGCCTGCGCGTGGACGAGGATGTGGAGCGCGACGGTCTCGACCTCGCCCTGCACGGCGAGAGCATCCACTAA
- a CDS encoding pirin family protein, with protein MSAQSATPGVRPVLAAVEGMATSDGAGVSMTRMLGTPRLRTLDPFLMLDLFGSDRPTDYLAGFPDHPHRGFETVTYMLAGRMRHADNHGHEGVIETGGVQWMTAGRGLIHSEMPEQTEGLMRGFQLWINLPARLKMTDPRYQEFPAASIPVERREDGATVTVIAGDTARGTAGPVRAEATDARYFDVSLPPSVSFAEPLPAGHTAFLVLFEGTLDVGGEGLMSGPRVIVLGDGERVEATAGADGARFLLLAGEPIGEPIAWGGPFVMNTREEVMQAFRDFEEGRI; from the coding sequence ATGTCCGCCCAATCCGCCACCCCCGGTGTCCGTCCGGTCCTCGCCGCCGTGGAGGGCATGGCCACCTCCGATGGCGCCGGGGTCAGCATGACCCGCATGCTGGGAACGCCCCGCCTGCGCACGCTCGACCCCTTCCTGATGCTGGACCTGTTCGGGTCCGACCGGCCGACCGACTATCTGGCCGGCTTCCCCGACCATCCCCACCGCGGCTTCGAGACGGTCACCTACATGCTGGCCGGCCGCATGCGCCATGCCGACAACCACGGCCATGAAGGCGTGATCGAAACCGGCGGCGTGCAGTGGATGACCGCCGGCCGCGGCCTGATCCATTCGGAAATGCCGGAGCAGACCGAGGGGCTGATGCGCGGCTTCCAGCTGTGGATCAACCTGCCGGCCCGGCTGAAGATGACCGATCCGCGCTATCAGGAGTTCCCGGCCGCCTCCATCCCGGTGGAGCGGCGCGAGGACGGCGCCACCGTCACCGTGATCGCCGGCGACACCGCCCGCGGCACCGCCGGACCGGTGCGGGCCGAGGCGACCGACGCCCGTTACTTCGACGTCAGCCTGCCGCCGTCGGTGTCCTTCGCCGAACCGCTGCCGGCCGGCCACACCGCCTTCCTCGTGCTGTTCGAAGGCACGCTGGATGTCGGCGGCGAGGGGCTGATGTCGGGACCGCGGGTGATCGTGCTGGGCGACGGCGAGCGGGTGGAGGCGACCGCCGGGGCCGACGGCGCGCGCTTCCTGCTGCTGGCCGGCGAGCCGATCGGCGAACCCATCGCCTGGGGCGGTCCCTTCGTCATGAACACGCGCGAAGAGGTGATGCAGGCCTTCCGCGACTTCGAGGAAGGGCGCATCTGA